One genomic segment of Dysosmobacter sp. Marseille-Q4140 includes these proteins:
- a CDS encoding tripartite tricarboxylate transporter TctB family protein — MFRYRRTIMSAGVLAVSLFYFIYALLCIESRHVRGVPDSGFIPRIVGGLLVILSVIMTVSDFRRNRREPDEASSTEKKESRNVLGTAVLLLVYICLIEPLGFLIASVLYLFAQFLYLTEVSNLRRLKTYVLYFVIALVVSTGIYYLFLNVFHLILPAGILK, encoded by the coding sequence ATGTTCCGTTATCGCCGCACCATTATGTCAGCCGGTGTCCTTGCGGTGTCGCTGTTTTATTTTATATATGCGCTGCTGTGCATCGAGTCGCGCCATGTGCGGGGTGTGCCGGATTCCGGGTTTATTCCGCGGATTGTGGGCGGTCTGCTGGTCATTCTGAGTGTCATCATGACAGTATCTGACTTCCGCAGGAACCGGAGGGAGCCGGACGAAGCCTCCAGCACGGAGAAAAAAGAGAGCAGGAACGTCCTGGGAACCGCTGTGCTCCTGCTGGTCTACATTTGCCTGATCGAGCCCCTGGGCTTTTTGATCGCATCCGTCCTGTATCTGTTTGCGCAGTTCCTGTACCTCACGGAAGTGAGCAATCTGCGCCGTCTGAAGACGTATGTTCTGTATTTCGTGATTGCCCTGGTGGTATCTACCGGGATCTACTACCTGTTCCTGAACGTGTTCCACCTGATCCTGCCGGCAGGTATTTTGAAGTGA